From the genome of Mesorhizobium japonicum MAFF 303099, one region includes:
- a CDS encoding LysR substrate-binding domain-containing protein has product MAMLNRVHLNGLRAVETVARLGSLAAAAGELNVSVSAVSQQISRTEKQLGQALFERTASGLVLTEFGAAFATRLGAGFRELAQAVALADEASQCTLVVSVAPAFASKWLLPRLSRHFDRHPNVLLRIDASVRLANLDHSDVDIAIRLGDGEWPGVRAELLLAQEVFPVCAPSIAAKLRSIEDLAQTCAITDERSMISWDSWFKAAGVEPVTFLKGARFTDPMLCLESAIAGHGVMLAWQLLTADALTDGRLVAPFGVRAESGLGYWMVTSATKAESRKVHDFKAWIREEIETTMAQFRTLDSAA; this is encoded by the coding sequence ATGGCCATGCTGAACCGCGTCCACCTCAACGGCCTTCGCGCCGTCGAAACCGTTGCCCGTCTCGGCTCGCTGGCGGCGGCCGCCGGCGAGCTCAACGTTTCCGTCAGTGCCGTCAGCCAGCAGATAAGCCGCACCGAAAAGCAGCTCGGCCAAGCGCTGTTCGAGCGCACGGCGAGCGGCCTGGTGCTGACCGAGTTCGGCGCGGCCTTCGCCACCCGCCTCGGCGCTGGATTTCGCGAGCTTGCCCAGGCCGTGGCGCTGGCCGACGAGGCGAGCCAATGCACATTGGTCGTCTCGGTGGCGCCAGCCTTCGCTTCGAAATGGCTGCTGCCCAGACTGTCGCGTCACTTCGACCGCCATCCCAATGTGCTGCTGCGCATCGATGCGTCGGTGCGGCTGGCCAATCTCGATCATTCCGACGTCGACATCGCCATCCGGCTTGGCGACGGCGAATGGCCGGGCGTGCGCGCGGAACTGCTGCTGGCGCAGGAGGTCTTCCCGGTCTGCGCGCCGTCGATCGCGGCCAAGCTCAGGTCGATCGAGGATCTGGCGCAGACCTGCGCGATCACCGACGAGCGGTCGATGATCAGCTGGGACAGCTGGTTCAAAGCGGCGGGCGTCGAGCCGGTCACCTTCCTCAAGGGCGCGCGCTTCACCGACCCGATGCTGTGCCTGGAATCGGCGATCGCCGGCCATGGCGTGATGCTCGCCTGGCAATTGCTGACAGCCGACGCTCTCACCGACGGCCGGCTGGTGGCGCCTTTCGGCGTGCGCGCCGAGAGCGGGCTGGGCTACTGGATGGTAACCTCGGCGACCAAGGCCGAAAGCCGCAAGGTGCACGATTTCAAAGCCTGGATCCGCGAAGAAATCGAGACGACAATGGCGCAGTTCCGAACGCTCGACAGCGCCGCTTAA
- a CDS encoding aminopeptidase, with amino-acid sequence MTTHSRGVSATIDPVKLDRLAEVAIKVGLQLQPGQDLVLTSSIAALPLTRRIVEHAYKAGAGLVTPIFNDDEMTLARYRFGAEASFDRAASWLYEGMAKAFSNNAARLAVRGEDPSLLSAQDPAKVARANKANSMAYQPALEKITGFDINWNIVAYPDLAWAKQVFPHDADDVAVAKLADAIFAASRVDVEDPIGNWKAHNAALRGRTEWLNGHNFHALHFTGPGTDLTVGLADGHEWMGGASTAKNGITCNPNIPTEEVFTTPHARRVEGHVSSTKPLSYQGTLIDEISVRFEGGRIVEAKASKGEDVLKKVLDTDEGSRRLGEVALVPHSSPISASGLLFFNTLFDENAACHIALGQCYSKCFVDGASLSQDEIAARGGNKSFIHIDWMIGSDKIDIDGVHKDGSRVPVMRKGEWA; translated from the coding sequence ATGACCACACATTCGCGCGGCGTTTCCGCAACGATCGACCCGGTGAAGCTCGACAGGCTGGCCGAGGTCGCCATCAAGGTCGGACTGCAATTGCAGCCCGGACAGGATCTGGTGCTGACCTCGTCGATCGCCGCCCTGCCGCTGACCAGGCGCATCGTCGAGCACGCCTACAAGGCCGGTGCCGGACTGGTGACGCCGATCTTCAACGACGACGAGATGACGCTGGCGCGCTACCGCTTCGGCGCCGAAGCCAGCTTCGACCGTGCCGCCAGCTGGCTCTATGAAGGCATGGCGAAGGCTTTCTCGAACAACGCTGCCCGGCTCGCCGTGCGCGGCGAGGATCCGTCGCTGTTGTCGGCGCAGGATCCGGCAAAAGTGGCGCGCGCCAACAAGGCCAATTCCATGGCCTACCAGCCAGCACTGGAAAAAATCACCGGCTTCGACATCAACTGGAACATTGTCGCCTATCCTGACCTCGCCTGGGCCAAGCAGGTGTTTCCCCATGACGCCGACGATGTCGCAGTGGCGAAGCTCGCCGATGCCATTTTCGCGGCGTCGCGGGTCGATGTGGAAGACCCGATCGGCAATTGGAAGGCGCACAATGCGGCGCTGCGCGGCCGCACCGAGTGGCTCAACGGCCATAACTTCCACGCCCTGCACTTCACCGGACCGGGCACCGACCTGACAGTCGGGCTGGCGGACGGCCATGAATGGATGGGCGGCGCCTCGACCGCCAAAAACGGCATCACCTGCAATCCCAACATCCCGACCGAGGAGGTCTTCACCACGCCCCATGCCAGGCGCGTCGAGGGCCATGTCTCCTCGACCAAGCCGCTGTCTTACCAGGGCACGCTGATCGACGAGATTTCGGTACGGTTCGAGGGAGGCAGGATCGTCGAGGCCAAGGCGTCGAAGGGCGAGGATGTGCTGAAGAAGGTGCTCGACACCGACGAGGGATCGCGGCGTCTCGGCGAAGTGGCGCTGGTGCCGCATTCCTCGCCGATCTCGGCCAGCGGCCTGTTGTTCTTCAACACGCTGTTCGACGAAAACGCGGCCTGCCACATTGCACTCGGCCAGTGTTATTCGAAATGCTTCGTCGACGGCGCCTCGCTCAGCCAGGACGAGATCGCCGCGCGCGGCGGCAACAAGAGTTTCATCCACATCGACTGGATGATCGGCTCGGACAAGATCGACATAGACGGCGTCCACAAGGACGGAAGCCGCGTGCCGGTCATGCGCAAGGGCGAGTGGGCCTGA
- a CDS encoding ArsC family reductase, giving the protein MTITIYGITTCDTVKKARVWLESHDVAYRFHDFRADGLDAKRLDGWVGKVGWEKLLNKGSTTFRELADKDKQDLDEKKAKALMLAKPTMVKRPVLELGDRVLVGFKPDVYEQAVE; this is encoded by the coding sequence TTGACGATTACGATCTATGGCATCACCACCTGCGACACGGTCAAGAAGGCGCGCGTCTGGCTGGAGAGCCATGACGTGGCCTATCGTTTTCACGATTTTCGTGCGGACGGGCTGGACGCCAAGCGGCTGGATGGCTGGGTCGGCAAGGTTGGCTGGGAAAAGCTGCTCAACAAGGGCAGTACCACATTCCGCGAACTGGCGGACAAGGACAAGCAAGACCTCGATGAGAAGAAGGCCAAGGCGCTGATGCTGGCCAAGCCGACGATGGTCAAGCGGCCGGTGCTTGAGCTCGGCGATCGGGTTCTGGTTGGCTTCAAGCCGGACGTTTATGAGCAGGCGGTGGAGTAG
- a CDS encoding YbfB/YjiJ family MFS transporter — protein sequence MRSATSTALRFSVAGMIAMAVAMGIGRFVYTPILPGMMEELHLSPANAGWIASANYLGYLVGAFAAAGGWAHGRERLLMLGGLGASTILAALMGLTDAMAAFLLIRFLAGLASAFVMVFMASIVFSHINAAGRGDLQAWHFGGVGLGIAISAVMMAVLVTEHAGWAAGWLWSAAISACGFVVVALLANEGPLANGQAVREPALPKDRSLTKIIIAYGLFGFGYVVTATFLVAIVRQGGGSRVFEAMVWLVAGLAGFPSTWLWQKIAGRVGLNAAYALACLIEVIGVTASVALGGYSGPLLGGLLLGGTFIAITALGLQAARQQAPQAPRRIFALMTASFGLGQIIGPIAAGLLAQMSGDFFLASIVAAAMLVVSGVITWSAAPKSP from the coding sequence ATGAGATCGGCCACCTCAACAGCGCTACGCTTTTCCGTCGCCGGCATGATCGCGATGGCGGTGGCCATGGGCATCGGCCGCTTCGTCTACACGCCGATCCTGCCCGGCATGATGGAAGAGCTGCATCTGTCGCCGGCCAATGCGGGATGGATCGCCTCGGCCAATTATCTCGGTTACCTCGTTGGCGCGTTTGCGGCGGCGGGCGGCTGGGCGCATGGGCGCGAGCGTCTGCTGATGCTGGGCGGTCTTGGCGCCAGCACCATCCTTGCCGCGCTGATGGGGCTGACCGACGCCATGGCCGCTTTTCTCCTCATCCGCTTTCTGGCCGGTCTGGCCAGCGCCTTCGTCATGGTGTTCATGGCCAGCATCGTTTTCAGCCATATCAATGCCGCCGGTCGCGGCGACCTGCAGGCCTGGCATTTCGGCGGCGTCGGCCTCGGCATCGCGATCTCCGCGGTGATGATGGCGGTGCTGGTCACCGAGCATGCCGGCTGGGCGGCGGGCTGGTTGTGGTCGGCGGCAATTTCGGCTTGTGGCTTCGTGGTCGTGGCGCTGCTAGCGAACGAAGGCCCGCTCGCAAACGGCCAAGCCGTCCGTGAACCGGCGCTGCCGAAAGACCGGTCTCTGACGAAGATCATCATTGCCTACGGCCTGTTTGGCTTTGGCTATGTCGTGACGGCGACGTTCCTGGTCGCCATCGTCCGCCAGGGCGGCGGCAGCCGCGTCTTCGAGGCCATGGTCTGGCTGGTCGCCGGTCTTGCCGGTTTTCCCTCGACCTGGTTGTGGCAGAAGATAGCCGGGCGGGTCGGGCTCAACGCCGCCTATGCGCTGGCATGTCTCATAGAAGTGATCGGCGTCACCGCCAGCGTGGCGCTCGGCGGATATTCGGGGCCGCTGCTTGGCGGTCTGCTGCTCGGCGGCACCTTCATCGCCATCACCGCGCTTGGCCTGCAGGCCGCGCGGCAGCAGGCGCCCCAGGCGCCCCGGCGCATCTTTGCCTTGATGACGGCGTCGTTCGGCCTTGGCCAGATCATCGGCCCGATCGCCGCCGGCCTTTTGGCGCAGATGTCAGGCGATTTCTTCCTCGCTTCGATCGTCGCCGCGGCCATGCTGGTGGTCTCCGGCGTCATCACATGGTCGGCCGCGCCAAAATCGCCATGA
- a CDS encoding DUF488 domain-containing protein: MAFDIAVKRIYETPDNADGQRVLVDRIWPRGVSKEHAALALWLKEIAPSDGLRKWFGHEPQRWAEFRERYGAELDGNGEAVAQLRDLLRHGKVTLLYGAHDEAHNNAVALAGYLLRHPRA; the protein is encoded by the coding sequence GTGGCCTTCGATATCGCCGTCAAGCGTATCTACGAAACACCCGACAACGCCGACGGCCAAAGGGTGCTGGTCGATCGCATCTGGCCGCGCGGCGTCAGCAAGGAACATGCCGCGCTGGCGCTGTGGCTGAAGGAGATCGCGCCGAGCGATGGGCTGCGGAAGTGGTTCGGGCACGAGCCGCAGCGCTGGGCGGAATTTCGGGAGCGGTACGGGGCTGAGCTGGACGGGAATGGTGAGGCCGTGGCGCAACTGCGCGACCTGCTTCGTCACGGCAAGGTAACGCTGCTCTACGGCGCGCATGATGAGGCGCACAACAATGCGGTGGCGCTGGCGGGGTATCTGCTTCGTCATCCTCGGGCTTGA
- a CDS encoding SOS response-associated peptidase: MCNLYNITTTQEAVRQWTRALRDLSGNLEPSVDIYPNQPGPVVRNTADGKRELAKLLWGLPTPPERMKGKADYGTTNVRNPQYSHWQQFVGVEHRCVVPVTSFAEPSPTPSDKDPDTGIQRNYWFARDESRPLFFFAGFWTRWQGVRKVKDGPGDFELFAFMTTKPNALIAPIHEKAMPVILTTSEETEAWLTAPWAEARHLQRTAPDNALVIVEKPATQIKFPQQAPAQGSLF, encoded by the coding sequence ATGTGCAACCTCTACAACATCACCACGACGCAAGAGGCGGTCCGCCAATGGACGCGCGCGCTGCGCGATCTCAGCGGCAACCTTGAACCTTCCGTTGACATCTATCCCAATCAGCCCGGCCCGGTCGTCCGCAACACGGCAGACGGGAAGCGTGAGCTGGCGAAACTGCTTTGGGGGTTGCCGACGCCACCAGAGCGCATGAAGGGTAAGGCCGACTACGGCACGACCAACGTTCGCAATCCACAATATTCGCACTGGCAACAGTTTGTCGGGGTCGAGCACAGATGCGTCGTACCGGTCACCAGTTTTGCCGAACCCAGCCCGACACCGAGCGACAAGGACCCAGACACAGGCATCCAGCGCAATTACTGGTTTGCCCGTGACGAAAGCCGGCCACTGTTCTTCTTCGCCGGCTTCTGGACCCGTTGGCAGGGTGTTCGAAAGGTCAAGGACGGACCCGGCGACTTCGAGTTATTTGCCTTCATGACAACCAAGCCTAACGCCCTCATCGCGCCGATCCATGAGAAGGCTATGCCGGTAATCCTGACCACGTCGGAAGAGACCGAGGCCTGGCTGACAGCACCCTGGGCAGAAGCACGGCATTTGCAGCGAACAGCGCCAGACAACGCGTTGGTGATCGTTGAGAAGCCAGCCACACAAATCAAGTTTCCGCAGCAGGCACCGGCCCAAGGGTCTCTGTTCTAG
- a CDS encoding SnoaL-like domain-containing protein codes for MTIAEIAKDFTELLKQGDNAGAAEKYNADDIASYEAMEGPMAVSHGKEALRQKSQWWQENHEVHGGSVEGPYVNGDQFALRFKFDVTPKATGERVTMDEVGLYTVKNGKITEERFYY; via the coding sequence ATGACCATCGCGGAAATTGCCAAGGATTTCACCGAGCTCCTCAAGCAGGGTGACAACGCAGGTGCTGCTGAAAAGTACAATGCCGATGATATCGCCAGCTACGAAGCCATGGAGGGCCCGATGGCCGTCAGCCATGGCAAGGAGGCACTGAGGCAGAAGAGCCAGTGGTGGCAGGAAAACCATGAAGTGCATGGCGGCTCGGTCGAAGGTCCTTATGTCAATGGCGACCAGTTCGCGCTGCGCTTCAAGTTTGACGTCACGCCCAAGGCCACCGGCGAGCGTGTCACCATGGACGAGGTTGGCCTCTACACGGTCAAGAACGGCAAGATCACCGAAGAGCGCTTTTACTACTGA
- a CDS encoding ABC transporter ATP-binding protein yields the protein MAPDPLVRLQAVSKVFPGGIVGLDAVDLDIVSGEFITLLGPSGCGKTTSLRVIAGFESPSSGKVLLDGRDITALRPFDRPVNTVFQDYALFPHMDVAENVGFGLSLRKLSGAEQAKRVGEALDMVGLADKLRARVPELSGGQRQRVALARAIVCEPRVLLLDEPLSALDAHLREQMQVELKRLQSRLGTTFVMVTHDQTEALSISDRIVVMNKGRIEQIAPPATLYDRPATKFVASFIGTMNLLQSRFVGRDGDRLRFTAGTLPLEATSETGQSPGEGEVRTIGVRPEDLLAATEATEGTAPARVNSIVFHGRTLRLHAELGQGLPVVIDAPRQAEGFQFSIGDVAHVSLRRGANCPMLPS from the coding sequence ATGGCGCCTGATCCACTGGTCCGGTTGCAGGCGGTCTCCAAGGTTTTTCCCGGCGGCATCGTCGGGCTCGATGCCGTCGATCTCGACATTGTCAGCGGCGAGTTCATCACGCTGCTCGGACCGTCGGGCTGCGGCAAGACCACCAGCCTGCGCGTCATCGCGGGCTTCGAAAGCCCGTCGAGCGGCAAGGTCTTGCTCGACGGCCGCGACATCACGGCGCTCCGGCCTTTCGACCGGCCGGTCAATACGGTGTTCCAGGATTACGCGCTGTTCCCGCATATGGACGTCGCCGAAAATGTCGGCTTCGGCCTGTCGCTACGAAAACTGTCGGGCGCCGAGCAGGCAAAGCGTGTCGGTGAAGCCCTCGACATGGTCGGTCTCGCCGACAAGCTTCGCGCCCGTGTCCCAGAACTCTCGGGCGGCCAGCGCCAGCGCGTGGCGCTCGCTCGCGCCATCGTCTGCGAGCCGCGCGTGCTCTTGCTCGACGAGCCGCTGTCGGCGCTCGATGCGCATCTGCGCGAACAGATGCAGGTCGAGTTGAAGCGGCTGCAATCGCGGCTCGGCACCACCTTCGTCATGGTCACCCACGACCAGACCGAGGCGCTGTCGATCTCCGATCGCATCGTCGTCATGAACAAGGGCCGCATCGAGCAGATCGCGCCGCCGGCGACGCTCTATGACCGGCCTGCGACGAAGTTCGTGGCGAGCTTCATCGGCACCATGAACCTGCTGCAGTCGCGCTTTGTCGGCCGCGATGGCGATCGTTTGCGTTTCACCGCCGGCACCTTGCCGCTGGAGGCTACCTCCGAAACCGGCCAGTCACCCGGCGAAGGCGAGGTGCGCACCATCGGCGTGCGTCCGGAGGATTTGCTGGCAGCCACCGAGGCGACCGAAGGAACCGCGCCGGCGCGGGTAAACAGCATAGTCTTCCACGGCCGTACCTTGCGGCTGCATGCTGAACTGGGGCAGGGATTGCCGGTGGTGATCGATGCGCCGCGCCAGGCCGAGGGGTTTCAATTCAGCATTGGCGACGTAGCGCATGTCAGCCTGCGCCGTGGCGCCAACTGCCCCATGCTGCCGAGCTAG